Proteins co-encoded in one Flavivirga eckloniae genomic window:
- a CDS encoding LamG-like jellyroll fold domain-containing protein — translation MKTITTYLLLLFFIVVTKVYSQSPNVIVIIADDMGWSQVSTGLTNLNNPSDFFETPRLATLASEGIAFPYGYVNGSNCAPTRAAILSGQYASRPTNNIFAVDNLNRGGNSTLLIGPDNGLPSGVDELPVAAITLAETMQTAGYETVHLGKYHVGENEATNVTNNAATDQGFDVNYGGGTKGNPGNYFASNSGVPYTFGSSIGPELDPYAEPYTAAESLMLAGDNSLEGTAKHVTDAMADAAMDFIDANINSPFFMHFSNFAIHGPFNPSDARPDLRAKYENKAISNPSSMGHDRKPGQAALAEGMDQTIGRLIDYLKTTADPRNPGNMLSENTLVYFISDNGGAVHSDDAGPLRGMKGEWYEGGIRSVSIVWSEAPWLSNKGTINTTPIIGFDIYPTFVEAAGGTLPGGGYEIDGVSHWQMLTNGTALSRDALYWHYPGYLIDSNRDARPVSIIRKGDYKLIYNYETESYELYDLINDISEVTNLLSGSPDEATLIIGNDMSTDLRNHLINISAPLPTYRVGGATVDLPYIISTSGGGSNSSDGCQAVSGYEAYWDFDTVSDANDVSGNGHDPNPVNGTLTYDTVDFKEGDQSVVFDGTVDINYSSATFISEATTARTVSAWIKPTSLSGVQDIFDEGGNTVGMAMRLNGSNLESVVRQTTIITDVLTATFPNDGDWHHVAFVYDGGNTSHKLYIDGVEVATSSSAPASIGSHNTTGGGIGGVIGSWDSFAVSADSYFTGKMDAFSVYNTALSASQIEDAACLVIANSTAGCQPTSGYEAFWDFDLASNADDASGNNHDPTVAPSGAITYDDVDFKEGDRSVVFNGTEAIQYATNSTSPDSFLNIITNSRSVMAWIKPSSLTGIQDIFDEGGQNRGIAIRLNNSNLEAIVRETSSVADQISAAFPNDSDWHHIAFVYDELSTSQKLYIDGVEVASSNSAPASIISHYSYGGIGGKLSGNDSFQNASDAFFTGKMDAFTVYNDVVLTPTQISDSACLGTLGEQERRAGFIVVHPNPFVDHLQVSIKGVTDHVEVTLYDILGKTILNKNYKEHSFTLPLEHLDRGIYLLQIKSNGKLKTEKVVKE, via the coding sequence ATGAAAACAATAACTACTTATTTATTGCTATTATTTTTTATTGTAGTTACCAAAGTTTACTCTCAATCTCCAAACGTCATAGTTATTATAGCAGACGATATGGGGTGGTCTCAAGTTAGTACAGGATTAACGAATTTAAATAATCCAAGTGATTTTTTTGAAACGCCCAGATTAGCAACATTAGCCAGCGAAGGCATTGCTTTTCCTTATGGTTATGTTAATGGTTCAAATTGCGCACCAACAAGAGCCGCAATTTTAAGTGGGCAATATGCTTCGCGACCAACTAATAACATTTTTGCTGTCGATAATTTAAACAGAGGCGGGAATTCAACTTTACTTATAGGTCCGGATAATGGCTTGCCAAGCGGTGTAGATGAGCTACCAGTAGCTGCGATAACCCTTGCGGAAACCATGCAAACAGCAGGTTATGAAACAGTGCATTTAGGAAAATATCATGTTGGAGAAAATGAAGCTACGAATGTAACAAATAATGCCGCAACAGATCAGGGGTTCGATGTTAATTATGGAGGAGGTACCAAAGGGAATCCAGGTAATTATTTTGCTTCCAATAGTGGCGTTCCATATACTTTTGGTAGTAGTATTGGTCCTGAATTAGACCCTTATGCGGAGCCATATACTGCAGCAGAATCTTTAATGTTGGCTGGCGATAATTCTTTAGAAGGTACAGCAAAACACGTTACAGATGCCATGGCAGATGCCGCCATGGATTTTATTGATGCAAATATCAATAGTCCATTTTTTATGCACTTTAGCAACTTTGCAATACATGGTCCGTTTAATCCAAGTGATGCACGACCAGATTTAAGAGCCAAATATGAAAACAAGGCAATTAGCAACCCAAGTTCTATGGGGCACGACAGAAAACCGGGACAGGCAGCTTTGGCAGAAGGTATGGATCAAACCATAGGTAGATTGATTGATTACTTAAAAACGACTGCAGATCCAAGAAACCCTGGTAATATGCTATCTGAAAATACTCTGGTTTATTTTATATCAGATAACGGAGGAGCGGTTCATAGTGATGATGCTGGACCTTTACGGGGTATGAAAGGCGAGTGGTACGAAGGTGGTATTAGGTCTGTTAGTATTGTATGGTCTGAGGCTCCATGGTTATCAAATAAGGGAACTATTAATACGACACCTATTATTGGATTTGATATATATCCAACTTTTGTTGAAGCAGCGGGAGGTACTTTACCTGGCGGCGGTTACGAAATAGATGGTGTAAGCCACTGGCAAATGTTAACCAACGGAACTGCGTTAAGCAGAGATGCATTGTATTGGCATTATCCTGGATATCTTATAGATTCAAATCGAGATGCCAGACCTGTTTCTATTATTAGAAAGGGGGATTATAAATTAATTTATAATTATGAAACTGAATCGTACGAGTTATACGATCTTATTAATGATATTAGTGAAGTAACGAACTTATTGTCTGGAAGTCCAGATGAGGCTACTTTAATAATAGGTAACGATATGAGTACTGATTTGCGTAATCATTTAATCAATATATCTGCCCCGTTACCAACTTATCGGGTTGGTGGTGCAACGGTAGATTTACCTTATATAATAAGTACTAGTGGAGGTGGTTCTAACTCATCCGATGGATGTCAGGCGGTGAGTGGTTATGAAGCGTATTGGGATTTTGACACAGTGAGCGATGCCAATGATGTTTCTGGGAATGGCCATGACCCAAATCCTGTAAATGGTACTTTAACGTACGACACGGTAGATTTTAAAGAAGGGGATCAGTCTGTAGTGTTTGACGGTACGGTGGATATAAATTATAGCAGTGCGACATTCATTTCCGAAGCGACCACAGCGCGTACGGTTTCGGCGTGGATAAAACCAACCAGCTTATCCGGAGTTCAGGACATATTTGATGAGGGCGGTAATACTGTAGGTATGGCAATGCGTTTAAATGGCTCAAATTTAGAATCTGTAGTAAGGCAAACAACAATCATTACAGATGTTTTGACTGCTACATTTCCTAATGATGGCGATTGGCATCATGTTGCTTTTGTTTATGATGGAGGTAATACAAGTCACAAGCTATATATAGACGGTGTAGAAGTTGCCACAAGTAGTTCTGCGCCAGCTTCTATTGGATCTCATAATACTACTGGAGGTGGTATTGGAGGTGTTATTGGCAGTTGGGATAGTTTTGCTGTTTCAGCAGATAGCTATTTTACAGGGAAAATGGATGCGTTTTCTGTTTATAATACAGCTTTATCTGCTTCACAAATTGAAGATGCTGCCTGTCTGGTAATTGCTAATTCAACGGCAGGTTGTCAACCCACTAGTGGTTATGAAGCTTTTTGGGATTTTGATCTGGCCAGTAATGCCGATGATGCATCAGGAAATAATCATGATCCAACAGTAGCGCCTTCTGGAGCGATTACTTATGATGATGTAGATTTTAAAGAAGGGGATCGATCTGTTGTATTTAATGGTACTGAGGCTATTCAATATGCCACAAATTCTACTTCGCCAGATAGTTTTTTAAATATAATAACGAATTCCAGAAGTGTTATGGCATGGATTAAACCTTCGTCTTTAACGGGTATTCAAGATATTTTTGATGAAGGTGGACAAAACAGAGGCATAGCTATTAGGTTGAATAATTCTAATTTGGAGGCTATAGTAAGAGAGACATCCAGTGTGGCTGATCAAATAAGTGCTGCATTCCCTAATGATAGCGATTGGCATCATATCGCATTTGTATACGATGAGCTAAGTACATCTCAAAAATTATACATTGATGGTGTTGAGGTGGCTAGTAGTAATAGTGCTCCTGCATCGATAATAAGTCATTATAGCTATGGAGGTATTGGAGGTAAGCTAAGTGGAAATGATAGTTTTCAAAATGCATCGGATGCTTTTTTTACAGGAAAAATGGATGCATTTACTGTGTATAATGATGTTGTTTTAACACCAACCCAAATATCAGATTCAGCATGTTTGGGTACTTTGGGAGAGCAAGAACGACGTGCTGGTTTTATTGTTGTACATCCAAATCCGTTTGTAGACCATTTACAGGTTAGTATTAAAGGTGTTACTGATCATGTAGAAGTTACATTATACGATATTCTCGGCAAAACAATTTTAAACAAAAATTATAAAGAACATTCTTTTACATTACCATTAGAGCATTTAGATAGGGGTATTTATTTGTTGCAAATTAAATCGAATGGTAAACTAAAAACCGAAAAGGTTGTAAAAGAATAA
- a CDS encoding LamG-like jellyroll fold domain-containing protein, with protein MVSHTKSITYILSLLISISTFSQVIYSEDFETDFDVDTNGWTLSSPTSNMNWEGGNGGTPSGGTGPSGANTGSYYAFVESSGTNAFFKEAIMTSPSINLTGYNNPTLSFYYHMYGSNMGDLNIDINDGGGWTTLLTISGQQQFSNGAAWSNTLSSAIDLSAYTGDTVQIRFHGTTSNTGDYYQSDFAIDDLLINGTLIVGSEMEIQGNATSIVSGDTTPTSGDHTEFGTIANTTTLDRTFTIRNIGNSILNLTGGTPLVNISGNAAFSILTQPSSNTITSGGNLTFVVRFAPSAVGTNLQATISIDNDDSDEDPYTFTVQGTSVILAPEINIQGNSIDIASGDNTPAFGDDTEFGVTTTSTTIDHTFTIQNTGTSTLNLTGGAPLVDISGNAAFSILTQPSSSSITSGGDLTFVVRFAPTVVGSNLQATVSIDNDDSDENPYTFVVQGSALLNHSPGDVDSNLQLWLRADQGIALTGTDVDSWTDQSTNGFTGASGGSADAEYVTSDLNFNPIIRFSGNSFYNLGNPSQLDLQPNTDEMTIFTVVVANGSGTVFGKSNNSTRNYQVWFGSTDRVLHNTLGRQGGNQAVRWGTIYALNEPKLTTGIVADTGNSLTRLSPYVNGVIDPADRNDGTSTGSSVTDVLVGARRNGINTGSGFRFNGDIAEIIMYDRDLNATEQQQVETYLAIKYGITLGSNDAYWDSSTNTSSPFGYAGTSNDYVASDSSIIWNGTTNAGFGYNIIGVARDDDSNLLQQRSKSVSIIPEAILTMEAEAGSLNADLSYLLIGNNSDNVALITTGLPVRSTNILERRWRARESTNDAGTVTLEFDLSTSSITDAEATNLELLIADNTSFNNYKNIAGSYNATTDILTFTGINFEDAEYFTLGTTESYTSNYHLSFNGTTRYVDLGDTNDLTENFTISAWIKSNANGRTIVSKGSAAGYEFTINSSGNLVMSFNSGTQTVTSTNNVPQNVWHHVAVIYNGSTTKVYIDGIEDGTANISTDPVANSESFLIGASGSSPSNFFSGEMDELRVWNRALTVDQLRFVMNQEIEISGGNIYGTIIPQTVTKHETSSIPLADLMAYYPFSQVRGNCVLNESSNTTENGRLYNIPTSSFESQTAPLPFVSDADTDWDVATTWLNNGVQYIPNTTINGTAVDWNIVEINHNISVDRDLSVLALISNNNELTVNGDTSLNTGHGLTVTHYLKLDGSIDLEGESQLIQTTGSDFDTTSTGTLERDQQGTSNTYLYNYWSSPIAPTSNANYTPLSIFSNINFLGSGYNGTAAPVAVADYWIWKYANRVSDTYSAWQHVRSTGTISPGEGFTMKGPGTLTSDQNYEFLGQPNNGDITLTLSDDNDYLVGNPYPSAIDADAFILDHISVTEGGNYSNLTENIINGALYFWDHFANNTHILAAYQGGYATYTLMGGAVAISNDTRINASGAAGTKLPERYIPVGQGFFVSAVLDPDLIGEANDPGITLPVNGGTITFRNSHRVFQREIVSGSNTGSLFLKNNSKGKAATALKKADQRKKIRLMFDSPGGYHRQLLVGADEKASNGFDIGYDALLIESNNEDMYWHMNNSNLIIQAVNNFNEEQVLPLGIKINTEGITTIKIDELINIDNSQNIYLHDKELNTYHNLKQSNYEVYLTPGDYLERFEITFSKNNTLLNIEAIEHDELQIYYSNEKKSLIVHNPILKQIKSIEIYNILGQLVYKLNIETNEKYIEHKTQDITTGTYIVKMKTDAETISKKVLVKQ; from the coding sequence ATGGTCTCTCACACTAAATCAATAACTTACATATTAAGTTTGCTAATTTCTATTAGTACTTTCTCTCAGGTAATATACTCTGAAGATTTCGAAACAGACTTCGATGTGGATACAAATGGTTGGACATTATCTAGCCCTACCAGCAATATGAACTGGGAAGGAGGAAATGGAGGAACACCATCTGGAGGAACAGGACCTAGTGGAGCTAATACAGGGAGTTATTATGCTTTTGTTGAATCTTCGGGAACCAATGCTTTTTTTAAAGAAGCTATAATGACCAGCCCTTCTATAAACTTAACAGGATACAATAATCCTACTCTGTCCTTCTACTATCATATGTATGGAAGTAATATGGGGGATTTAAATATTGACATTAACGATGGCGGCGGTTGGACAACTCTACTTACTATATCCGGGCAACAACAATTTAGTAATGGAGCTGCCTGGTCTAATACATTGTCTTCTGCCATAGACCTTTCTGCATATACGGGAGATACTGTTCAAATAAGATTTCATGGTACCACATCAAACACTGGCGATTATTATCAAAGTGATTTTGCCATTGATGATCTCTTAATAAACGGCACCTTAATTGTTGGTTCAGAAATGGAAATACAAGGTAACGCGACCAGTATTGTTTCAGGAGACACAACACCTACAAGCGGAGATCATACCGAATTTGGTACTATTGCTAATACAACAACCTTAGATCGTACATTTACCATTCGAAACATAGGCAATTCTATCTTAAATTTAACAGGAGGAACACCATTAGTTAACATTAGTGGCAATGCCGCTTTTTCCATATTAACACAACCAAGTTCAAACACGATTACTAGTGGAGGAAACCTAACTTTCGTAGTTAGGTTCGCTCCTTCTGCAGTTGGTACTAATTTACAGGCCACTATTTCCATTGATAATGATGATAGCGACGAAGATCCTTATACGTTTACGGTTCAAGGTACTTCTGTTATTTTGGCTCCCGAAATAAACATTCAGGGAAATTCGATCGATATTGCCTCAGGTGATAACACACCTGCTTTTGGTGATGATACAGAATTTGGTGTAACTACCACCTCAACAACAATTGACCACACATTTACCATTCAAAATACAGGTACGTCTACCTTAAATTTAACCGGAGGCGCTCCTTTAGTAGATATTAGCGGTAACGCAGCCTTTTCTATTTTAACGCAACCAAGTTCCAGTAGTATAACCAGTGGTGGCGATTTAACCTTTGTAGTTAGGTTTGCTCCTACGGTCGTTGGCTCCAATTTACAAGCTACTGTTTCTATTGACAATGACGATAGCGACGAAAACCCATACACCTTTGTGGTACAGGGCTCTGCTTTACTAAATCATTCACCTGGAGATGTCGACTCCAATTTACAATTATGGTTACGTGCAGATCAAGGGATTGCCTTAACGGGAACAGATGTAGACTCTTGGACAGATCAATCTACCAACGGATTTACTGGTGCGTCAGGAGGAAGTGCAGATGCCGAATACGTTACTTCAGATCTTAACTTTAATCCTATTATAAGGTTTTCTGGTAATTCATTTTATAATTTAGGTAACCCGTCCCAATTAGACTTACAACCCAATACAGACGAAATGACCATATTTACTGTGGTAGTTGCAAACGGATCCGGGACTGTATTTGGCAAATCAAATAACTCTACACGTAACTATCAGGTTTGGTTTGGATCAACAGACCGTGTATTACACAATACACTGGGAAGACAAGGAGGAAATCAAGCAGTGCGTTGGGGAACCATTTATGCATTAAATGAACCTAAACTTACAACTGGTATTGTTGCAGACACCGGTAACAGCCTTACCAGATTATCTCCATATGTAAATGGAGTGATTGATCCCGCCGATAGAAACGACGGAACTTCAACAGGAAGCTCTGTTACAGACGTTCTGGTTGGGGCAAGAAGAAATGGTATTAATACCGGTTCGGGCTTTCGTTTTAATGGAGACATTGCAGAAATTATAATGTACGACAGGGACCTTAATGCCACAGAACAACAACAAGTAGAAACCTATCTGGCTATAAAATACGGTATTACCTTAGGCTCTAATGATGCTTATTGGGATTCCTCAACAAACACCTCTTCCCCATTTGGGTATGCAGGAACCAGTAATGATTATGTAGCCTCAGATAGCAGTATCATTTGGAATGGCACAACAAATGCCGGTTTTGGATATAATATTATTGGTGTCGCCAGAGACGACGATTCTAATTTATTACAACAAAGGTCTAAAAGTGTTAGTATTATTCCAGAAGCTATTTTAACCATGGAAGCTGAGGCTGGTTCTTTAAATGCCGATTTAAGTTATTTACTAATTGGTAACAATAGCGATAATGTAGCGCTAATCACTACAGGACTTCCTGTACGATCAACAAATATTTTAGAAAGACGATGGCGTGCCAGAGAAAGTACTAATGATGCCGGAACAGTTACTTTAGAATTCGATTTAAGCACATCTTCCATTACTGATGCAGAAGCAACCAATTTAGAATTATTAATAGCTGATAATACCAGCTTCAATAATTACAAAAATATAGCAGGTTCTTATAACGCAACTACAGATATTTTAACCTTTACAGGTATAAATTTTGAAGACGCAGAATATTTCACCTTAGGTACTACTGAAAGCTACACAAGCAATTACCATTTAAGTTTTAATGGTACTACCAGATATGTTGATCTAGGAGACACCAACGATCTAACCGAAAATTTCACGATTTCTGCATGGATTAAAAGTAATGCCAACGGTAGAACCATAGTTTCCAAAGGAAGCGCTGCGGGCTATGAGTTTACTATTAACAGTTCCGGAAATCTGGTTATGAGTTTTAATTCCGGTACACAAACCGTAACGTCTACCAACAATGTGCCTCAAAATGTTTGGCATCATGTTGCTGTAATTTACAACGGGTCAACTACAAAAGTTTATATTGATGGTATAGAAGATGGTACAGCTAATATTAGCACCGATCCGGTTGCCAACTCAGAAAGCTTTTTAATTGGGGCTTCTGGAAGCTCGCCCAGCAACTTCTTTTCTGGAGAAATGGATGAGCTAAGAGTTTGGAACCGTGCTTTAACCGTAGACCAACTTCGATTTGTTATGAATCAGGAAATTGAAATTTCCGGTGGAAACATATACGGTACAATAATTCCTCAAACCGTAACAAAACACGAAACCAGTAGTATACCTTTAGCAGATTTAATGGCATACTACCCATTCTCTCAAGTAAGAGGTAATTGCGTGTTAAACGAATCATCAAACACAACAGAAAACGGAAGACTTTATAACATACCTACCAGTTCTTTTGAAAGCCAAACTGCCCCCCTACCATTTGTTTCGGATGCTGATACAGACTGGGATGTTGCAACAACATGGTTAAACAATGGTGTACAGTACATTCCTAACACGACAATTAATGGAACAGCTGTAGATTGGAATATTGTAGAAATTAATCATAATATTTCTGTTGATAGAGATTTAAGTGTTTTAGCTTTAATTTCAAACAATAACGAACTTACTGTAAATGGTGATACGTCATTAAATACAGGACATGGACTAACCGTAACGCACTATTTAAAGCTTGATGGTTCTATAGATTTAGAAGGAGAATCCCAACTCATCCAAACTACAGGTAGTGATTTTGATACTACAAGTACCGGTACTTTAGAAAGAGACCAACAAGGTACCTCAAACACTTATTTGTACAACTATTGGTCATCGCCCATAGCTCCTACAAGTAATGCTAATTACACCCCGCTAAGTATATTCAGCAACATTAATTTCTTGGGTTCTGGCTATAATGGTACAGCAGCACCTGTTGCTGTTGCAGATTATTGGATATGGAAATATGCCAATAGAGTTAGCGACACCTATTCTGCGTGGCAACATGTTAGAAGCACAGGAACAATTTCACCAGGAGAAGGATTCACAATGAAAGGACCTGGGACATTAACCTCAGATCAAAATTACGAGTTCTTAGGACAGCCGAATAACGGTGATATAACATTAACCCTAAGTGACGACAACGACTATCTAGTAGGAAATCCCTATCCTTCGGCGATTGATGCAGATGCTTTTATTTTAGATCATATTAGTGTTACAGAAGGTGGAAACTACTCAAACCTAACAGAAAATATTATAAATGGCGCGCTCTATTTCTGGGATCATTTTGCAAATAACACTCATATATTGGCAGCATACCAAGGTGGTTATGCTACTTACACCCTAATGGGAGGTGCAGTTGCCATTTCAAATGACACAAGAATTAACGCTAGTGGAGCCGCAGGAACCAAACTCCCCGAAAGATACATTCCTGTAGGCCAAGGATTCTTTGTTTCTGCTGTATTAGATCCCGATTTAATTGGAGAAGCAAACGACCCCGGAATAACCTTACCCGTTAATGGGGGCACTATTACATTTAGAAATAGTCATCGTGTATTCCAAAGAGAAATTGTTTCCGGATCCAATACAGGGTCTCTATTCCTAAAAAATAATTCTAAAGGAAAAGCAGCTACAGCACTTAAAAAAGCAGACCAAAGAAAAAAAATCAGGTTAATGTTTGACTCTCCAGGTGGTTATCATCGTCAATTACTAGTTGGTGCAGACGAAAAAGCATCCAACGGATTCGATATAGGTTACGATGCACTGCTTATTGAATCGAATAACGAAGATATGTACTGGCATATGAATAATTCCAACCTCATTATTCAGGCCGTTAATAATTTTAACGAAGAACAAGTACTCCCTTTAGGTATTAAAATAAATACCGAAGGCATCACAACAATAAAAATTGATGAATTGATAAATATCGATAACAGTCAAAATATTTATTTGCACGACAAGGAACTTAACACCTATCATAACTTAAAACAAAGTAACTATGAGGTTTATTTAACTCCTGGCGATTACTTAGAACGTTTTGAAATTACATTCTCGAAGAATAATACGCTATTAAATATAGAGGCTATCGAACATGATGAATTACAAATTTATTATTCCAATGAAAAGAAAAGCCTCATTGTTCACAACCCTATTTTAAAACAAATTAAATCTATAGAAATATACAATATTTTAGGACAGCTTGTTTACAAACTCAATATTGAAACCAACGAAAAATACATAGAACACAAAACACAAGATATTACAACTGGTACATACATTGTTAAAATGAAAACGGATGCAGAAACCATCTCTAAAAAAGTACTAGTAAAACAATAA